Proteins encoded in a region of the Streptomyces sp. PCS3-D2 genome:
- a CDS encoding cyclic nucleotide-binding domain-containing protein — protein MDSTSSIRFNAALPADCRNRLMEMAGEVNFDEGAHLFREGGRADRFWIVRSGTVTLDVHVPGRRAAVIERLGAGELVGCSWLFAPYTWRLGAEAMTPVRAHEFDAVRVRELMEADTAFGAALGHWVGQVLAHRLQAARVRLLDLYAPYGSGSYL, from the coding sequence ATGGATTCCACCTCTTCGATCCGCTTCAACGCGGCGCTGCCGGCCGACTGCCGCAACCGCCTGATGGAGATGGCCGGTGAGGTCAACTTCGACGAGGGCGCGCATCTGTTCCGCGAGGGCGGTCGCGCCGACCGGTTCTGGATCGTCCGGTCGGGCACGGTGACCCTCGACGTCCATGTGCCGGGCCGACGCGCGGCGGTCATCGAGCGGCTCGGCGCCGGTGAGCTGGTCGGCTGCTCGTGGCTGTTCGCACCGTACACCTGGCGTTTGGGCGCGGAGGCCATGACACCGGTACGCGCCCACGAGTTCGACGCCGTGCGCGTCCGCGAGCTGATGGAAGCCGACACCGCGTTCGGCGCGGCCCTCGGTCACTGGGTCGGACAGGTGCTCGCCCACCGGCTGCAGGCAGCCCGGGTGCGCCTGCTCGACCTCTACGCGCCGTACGGAAGCGGCAGCTACCTGTGA
- a CDS encoding response regulator transcription factor, with amino-acid sequence MSNVPGASAEAPIKVFLLDDHEVVRRGLRDLLDAEADITVVGEAATAGQALARGPALRPDVAVLDVRLPDGDGIAVCRELRSRMPGLACLMLTSFDDEDALLDAIMAGAAGYVLKQIKGTDLVSAVRTVATGQSMLDPATTARLMRSLRAPEPVGTPEDTRLAALSERERAVLELIGDGLTNRQIAKRLYLSEKTVKNHISRLLGKLGVERRVQAAVIAAHVHDQGTGGEAAPRH; translated from the coding sequence ATGTCCAACGTACCGGGAGCCTCCGCGGAGGCTCCCATCAAGGTGTTCCTCCTCGACGACCACGAGGTGGTGCGGCGGGGGCTGCGCGACCTGCTCGACGCCGAGGCCGACATCACCGTCGTGGGCGAGGCGGCGACGGCCGGCCAGGCCCTGGCCAGGGGGCCGGCGCTCCGCCCGGACGTGGCCGTCCTCGACGTCCGGCTGCCCGACGGCGACGGGATCGCGGTCTGCCGGGAGCTGCGTTCCCGGATGCCCGGCCTGGCCTGCCTGATGCTGACGTCGTTCGACGACGAGGACGCCCTGCTGGACGCGATCATGGCAGGGGCCGCCGGGTACGTGCTGAAGCAGATCAAGGGGACCGACCTGGTCTCCGCGGTGCGCACGGTCGCCACCGGGCAGTCCATGCTCGACCCTGCGACGACCGCACGCCTGATGCGCTCCCTCCGTGCCCCGGAGCCGGTCGGGACACCCGAGGACACCCGCCTGGCGGCGCTCTCCGAGCGGGAACGGGCCGTACTCGAACTGATCGGGGACGGCCTCACCAACCGCCAGATCGCGAAGCGGCTCTACCTGTCGGAGAAGACCGTCAAGAACCACATCTCGCGGCTGCTGGGAAAGCTGGGCGTCGAACGGCGGGTACAGGCAGCCGTCATCGCCGCGCACGTCCACGACCAGGGGACCGGCGGCGAGGCCGCGCCGAGGCACTGA
- a CDS encoding phosphoketolase, with the protein MTALTAQSISELDAHWRAANYLAAGQIYLMGNPLLAQPLRPEHIKPRLLGHWGTSPGLNLVYTHLNRVIRERSLQALCVWGPGHGGPAVLANSWLEGTYSEVYPDVARDADGMARLFRQFSFPGGVPSHVAPETPGSVHEGGELGYALSHAYGAAFDHPGLLVACVIGDGEAETGPLAASWHSNKFLDPVHDGAVLPVLHLNGYKIANPTVLSRIPEAELDALLRGYGHEPLYVTGSEPALVHQAMARAMDHALDRIAAIQREARTAGADPGREYTRWPMIVLRTPKGWTGPATVDGEPVEGTWRAHQVPLAGVRENPEHLRQLEAWLRSYRPEELFDSRGRPTAQVLAWVPDGGLRLGATPCANGGRLLRPLPLPSLDAHAVPVPKPGRGLHEPTRVLGSFLTQIMRDTAGRRDFRVVGPDETASNRLDGLYEATGKAWQGITEATDRNLSRDGRVMEILSEHVCQGWLEGYLLTGRHGLFSTYEAFAHIVASMAGQHIKWLKTARELSWREPVASLNYLLTSHVWRQDNNGFSHQDPGFVDHVLNKSPEVVRVYLPPDANTLLAVADHALRSRDRVNVIVAGKQPCFDWLPIDAAREHVARGAGVWDWAGTDQGSGDPDVVLACAGDVPTMEVLAAAALLREHLPSLAVRVVNVVDIARLMPHEEHPHGMTDAEYDALFTTDSPVIFAYHGYPWLIHRLAYRRTGHARLHVRGYKESGTTTTPFDMVVRNDMDRYRLVMDVIDRVPGLAERAGGLRRAMADQRVRHHDWIRAHGTDLPEVADWSWPC; encoded by the coding sequence ATGACCGCGTTGACCGCGCAATCGATCTCGGAGCTGGACGCCCACTGGCGCGCCGCGAACTACCTGGCCGCCGGCCAGATCTACCTCATGGGCAATCCCCTGCTGGCCCAGCCGCTGCGGCCGGAGCACATCAAGCCGCGGCTGCTCGGCCACTGGGGCACCTCGCCCGGTCTGAACCTGGTGTACACCCACCTCAACCGCGTGATCAGGGAGCGGTCCCTACAGGCGCTCTGCGTCTGGGGCCCCGGGCACGGCGGACCCGCCGTCCTGGCCAACTCATGGCTGGAGGGGACGTACAGCGAGGTCTACCCGGACGTGGCGCGGGACGCCGACGGCATGGCCCGGCTGTTCCGGCAGTTCTCCTTCCCCGGCGGGGTGCCGAGCCATGTGGCTCCGGAGACGCCCGGGTCCGTCCACGAGGGCGGTGAACTCGGCTACGCCCTCTCCCACGCCTACGGGGCCGCGTTCGACCACCCCGGTCTGCTGGTCGCCTGCGTCATCGGCGACGGCGAGGCGGAGACCGGGCCACTGGCCGCGTCCTGGCACTCGAACAAGTTCCTCGATCCGGTCCACGACGGCGCGGTCCTGCCCGTCCTGCACCTCAACGGCTACAAGATCGCCAACCCGACCGTGCTGTCACGGATCCCCGAGGCCGAGCTCGACGCGCTGTTGCGCGGTTACGGGCACGAACCCCTGTACGTGACCGGCAGCGAGCCCGCCCTGGTGCACCAGGCCATGGCCCGCGCGATGGACCACGCCCTGGACCGGATCGCGGCCATCCAGCGGGAGGCCAGGACGGCGGGCGCCGATCCGGGCCGGGAGTACACCCGCTGGCCGATGATCGTGCTGCGCACGCCCAAGGGCTGGACCGGACCGGCGACCGTGGACGGTGAGCCGGTCGAGGGCACCTGGCGTGCCCACCAGGTCCCGCTGGCCGGGGTCCGCGAGAATCCCGAGCACCTGCGACAGCTGGAGGCCTGGCTCCGCTCGTACCGACCCGAGGAGCTCTTCGACTCCCGCGGACGTCCGACGGCGCAGGTCCTGGCGTGGGTCCCGGACGGCGGACTCCGCCTCGGGGCGACGCCCTGCGCGAACGGGGGCCGCCTGCTGCGGCCGCTCCCGCTCCCCTCGCTGGACGCGCACGCCGTCCCCGTCCCCAAGCCGGGGCGCGGCCTGCACGAGCCGACCCGCGTCCTGGGGAGCTTCCTGACACAGATCATGCGGGACACCGCGGGGCGGAGGGACTTCAGGGTCGTCGGCCCGGACGAGACCGCTTCCAACCGGTTGGACGGCCTGTACGAGGCCACCGGCAAGGCCTGGCAGGGCATCACGGAGGCCACCGACCGGAACCTGTCGCGCGACGGCAGGGTCATGGAGATCCTTTCCGAACACGTCTGCCAGGGCTGGCTGGAGGGCTACCTGCTGACCGGCCGCCACGGCCTGTTCTCCACGTACGAGGCCTTCGCGCACATCGTGGCGTCCATGGCCGGCCAGCACATCAAGTGGCTGAAGACCGCGCGCGAGCTGTCCTGGCGCGAGCCCGTCGCCTCCCTGAACTACCTGCTCACCTCGCACGTCTGGCGTCAGGACAACAACGGCTTCTCGCACCAGGACCCCGGCTTCGTCGACCACGTCCTCAACAAGAGCCCGGAGGTCGTGCGGGTCTACCTGCCGCCGGACGCCAACACCCTGCTCGCCGTGGCCGATCACGCCCTGCGCAGCCGCGACCGGGTGAACGTGATCGTCGCGGGCAAGCAGCCCTGCTTCGACTGGCTCCCGATCGACGCGGCCCGTGAGCACGTGGCGCGCGGCGCCGGCGTCTGGGACTGGGCCGGCACCGACCAGGGCTCCGGCGATCCGGACGTCGTCCTCGCCTGCGCGGGCGACGTGCCCACCATGGAAGTGCTGGCGGCCGCGGCCCTGCTCCGCGAGCACCTCCCCTCGCTGGCCGTGCGTGTCGTCAACGTCGTCGACATCGCCCGTCTGATGCCCCACGAGGAACACCCGCACGGCATGACGGACGCCGAGTACGACGCCCTCTTCACGACCGACAGCCCGGTGATCTTCGCCTACCACGGGTACCCGTGGCTCATCCACCGCCTGGCCTACCGCCGGACGGGCCACGCCCGGCTGCACGTGCGCGGGTACAAGGAGTCCGGGACCACGACCACCCCCTTCGACATGGTCGTCCGCAACGACATGGACCGCTACCGGTTGGTCATGGACGTCATCGACCGCGTCCCCGGCCTCGCGGAGCGCGCCGGAGGGCTGCGCCGCGCCATGGCCGACCAGCGCGTCCGCCACCACGACTGGATCCGCGCGCACGGCACGGACCTGCCTGAGGTGGCGGACTGGTCCTGGCCGTGCTGA
- a CDS encoding universal stress protein — MKRTLVVGVDGSAESRAAADWAAREAVLRNLHVHVVHAWLWQPLAVPVVQDRATEARRAQEILEETEAELTRRHPGVALTAEVVPDVPVPALLRAAKGAEMLVLGSRGYGAVAGFLLGSYGQQLIAAAECPVVSVRAGRDGRDGPVPAAGGGEVVVGQQGGVEESAEVLRFAFEEAAARKVPLRAVRAWSLPPIYGYSPGSMWIADQLGGLAPYEQEALEQALEQWRARYPEVQVVEHVEQGSAGHALLSAASDAGLLVVGRRVRESALGARIGSVAHAVLHHAVCPVAVVPHR; from the coding sequence GTGAAGCGAACCCTCGTCGTCGGAGTGGACGGCTCGGCGGAGAGCAGGGCCGCTGCCGACTGGGCCGCGCGGGAAGCCGTGCTCCGCAATCTGCACGTGCACGTGGTCCACGCCTGGCTGTGGCAGCCGCTCGCCGTACCGGTCGTCCAGGACCGCGCGACCGAGGCCCGCCGGGCCCAGGAGATCCTGGAGGAGACCGAGGCCGAGCTCACCCGTCGCCACCCCGGGGTCGCGCTCACCGCGGAGGTGGTGCCGGACGTTCCGGTGCCGGCCCTGCTGCGCGCCGCCAAGGGGGCGGAGATGCTGGTGCTCGGCTCCCGCGGGTACGGCGCCGTGGCCGGCTTCCTGCTCGGCTCGTACGGGCAGCAGCTGATCGCCGCCGCCGAGTGCCCCGTCGTCTCCGTCCGGGCTGGGCGGGACGGGCGGGACGGGCCGGTCCCGGCGGCCGGCGGGGGAGAGGTGGTCGTCGGCCAGCAGGGCGGCGTGGAGGAGTCCGCCGAGGTGCTGCGCTTCGCCTTCGAGGAGGCCGCGGCCCGCAAGGTGCCGCTCCGGGCCGTCCGGGCCTGGAGCCTGCCCCCGATCTACGGCTACAGCCCCGGGTCGATGTGGATCGCCGACCAGCTCGGCGGCCTGGCGCCGTACGAGCAGGAAGCGCTGGAGCAGGCCCTGGAGCAGTGGCGGGCCCGGTACCCCGAGGTGCAGGTGGTCGAGCACGTCGAGCAGGGGAGCGCGGGCCACGCGCTGCTGTCCGCCGCTTCGGACGCAGGGCTGCTGGTCGTCGGCCGGCGGGTCCGCGAGTCGGCGCTCGGGGCGCGCATCGGTTCGGTGGCCCACGCCGTGCTGCACCACGCGGTCTGCCCCGTGGCCGTCGTCCCGCACCGCTGA
- a CDS encoding STAS domain-containing protein → MRTALIDLRTVARDDRGLRIALAGELDFFTVEHVAPRLRELAGSGHRNLILDLRGLSFCDSAGIAFFTQLERHSREAGTRLLLCDVPPQVIKSMRVLAADRDLNLVVS, encoded by the coding sequence ATGAGGACCGCCCTGATCGACCTGAGGACCGTGGCACGCGACGATCGCGGCCTGAGAATAGCCCTGGCCGGGGAGCTCGACTTCTTCACCGTGGAGCACGTGGCGCCGCGCCTGCGCGAACTCGCCGGCTCCGGCCACCGCAACCTGATCCTGGACCTGCGCGGCCTCTCCTTCTGCGACAGTGCGGGCATCGCCTTCTTCACCCAACTGGAACGTCACTCCCGCGAGGCGGGAACCCGGCTCCTCCTGTGCGACGTGCCACCCCAGGTGATCAAGTCCATGCGGGTGCTCGCCGCCGACCGCGACCTGAACCTCGTCGTCTCGTGA
- a CDS encoding pyridoxamine 5'-phosphate oxidase family protein — MRELDRAEALGLLATVSLGRIVFTRHALPAVRPVNHLVDGEDIVVRIHGGGAIGSLAAPTEAPGVVVAYEADVIDPDTHLGWSVVVTGYARPVADAADADRYADLLRPWVGTPMTGALRIHPDLVTGFRLEEAAPHPAPGA; from the coding sequence ATGCGGGAGCTGGACAGGGCCGAGGCCCTGGGACTCCTCGCCACGGTGTCGCTGGGACGCATCGTCTTCACCCGGCACGCGCTGCCCGCCGTCCGGCCGGTGAACCACCTCGTCGACGGCGAGGACATCGTCGTCCGCATTCACGGAGGCGGGGCGATCGGCTCGCTGGCGGCACCGACCGAGGCCCCTGGGGTGGTCGTGGCCTACGAAGCGGACGTCATCGACCCCGACACCCACCTCGGCTGGAGCGTCGTCGTCACCGGCTACGCGCGCCCGGTGGCCGATGCCGCCGACGCCGACCGGTACGCGGACCTGCTCCGCCCCTGGGTGGGAACGCCCATGACCGGTGCCCTGCGGATCCACCCGGACCTCGTCACCGGGTTCCGGCTGGAGGAGGCGGCACCGCACCCCGCGCCGGGGGCCTGA